In a single window of the Globicephala melas chromosome 10, mGloMel1.2, whole genome shotgun sequence genome:
- the PYROXD1 gene encoding pyridine nucleotide-disulfide oxidoreductase domain-containing protein 1 isoform X2 yields the protein MLGNRFPNIKVIESGVKQLNSKEHCILTEDGNQHIYKKLCLCAGAKPKLICEGNPYVLGIRDTDSAQEFQKQLTKAKRIMIIGNGGIALELVYEIEGCEVIWAIKDKAIGNTFFDAGAAEFLTSKLIAEKPEAKIAQKRTRYTTEGRKKEAQTKANAGNTGSALGPDWHEGLDLKGTKEFSHKIHIETMCEVKNIYLQEEFRISKKKSLTFPRDHHNQLVIADKERWPVYVELTNEKIYGCDFIVSATGVTPNTEPFLCGNNFDVAKDGGLKVDDHMHTSLPDIYAAGDICTASWQPSPVWQQMRLWTQARQMGWYAAKCMAAASAGESTDMDFSFELFAHVTKFFNYKVVLLGKYNAQGLGLDHELILRCTKGQEYIKAVLQNGRMMGAVLIGETDLEETFENLILNQMNLSAYGEDLLDPNIDIEDYFD from the exons ATGTTAGGAAATCGCTTTCCCAACATTAAGGTTATAGAATCTGGAGTAAAGCAACTGAACAGCAAAGAACAT TGCATTTTAACTGAAGATGGCAATCAGCATATTTATAAGAAGCTCTGTTTGTGTGCTGGAGCTAAACCAAAGTTGATATGTGAAGGAAATCCTTATGTGTTAGGAATCCGTGATACAGACAGTGCTCAG GAATTTCAGAAACAGCttacaaaagctaagagaataatGATCATAGGAAATGGTGGTATTGCACTTGAATTAGT GTATGAAATTGAAGGCTGTGAAGTAATTTGGGCCATTAAAGATAAAGCTATTGGGAATACTTTCTTCGATGCAGGAGCGGCTGAATTCTTGACTTCAAAGCTCATTGCTGAAAAACCAGAGGCTAAAATTGcacaaaaaagaacaagataTACAACTGAAG gaaggaaaaaggaagcacAAACCAAAGCTAATGCTGGTAATACAGGCAGTGCCTTGGGACCTGATTGGCATGAAGGGTTGGATCTTAAAGGAACAAAAGAG ttttctcataAAATTCACATTGAAACTATGTGTGAAGTAAAGAACATCTATCTTCAGGAAGAATTTAGAATTTCTAAGAAAAAGTCCTTGACTTTTCCAAGAGACCATCATAATCAGTTAGTTATAGCTGACAAAG agagaTGGCCTGTATATGTGGAATTGACCAATGAAAAGATATATGGCTGCGATTTCATTGTCAGTGCTACAGGAGTTACACCAAATACAGAACCTTTTCTCTGTGGCAACAAT tttgatgtagcAAAAGACGGTGGCCTGAAGGTGGATGATCACATGCACACGTCCCTTCCTGACATCTATGCTGCAGGTGACATCTGCACGGCCTCCTGGCAGCCCAGCCCAGTCTGGCAGCAG atgaGGCTGTGGACCCAGGCTAGACAGATGGGATGGTATGCAGCAAAGTGCATGGCCGCAGCTAGTGCAGGCGAGTCTACTGACATGGATTTCAGCTTTGAACTTTTCGCTCATGTAACAAAATTTTTTAACTACAAG GTTGTATTGCTGGGAAAATACAATGCACAGGGCTTAGGTTTAGACCATGAATTAATACTGAGGTGTACCAAAGGACAAGAGTACATCAAAGCCGTCCTGCAGAATGGGCGAATGATGGGAGCGGTCTTAATTGGTGAAACTGATttagaagaaacatttgaaaacttaattttaaaccAGATGAATCTTTCAGCATATGGAGAAGATCTACTAGATCCAAATATTGATATAGAAGATTATTTTGACTAA
- the PYROXD1 gene encoding pyridine nucleotide-disulfide oxidoreductase domain-containing protein 1 isoform X1 translates to MEAACSTPTAGKFVVVGGGIAGVTCAEQLAIHFPSEDILLITASPVIKAVTNFKQVSKVLEEFDVEEQPSTMLGNRFPNIKVIESGVKQLNSKEHCILTEDGNQHIYKKLCLCAGAKPKLICEGNPYVLGIRDTDSAQEFQKQLTKAKRIMIIGNGGIALELVYEIEGCEVIWAIKDKAIGNTFFDAGAAEFLTSKLIAEKPEAKIAQKRTRYTTEGRKKEAQTKANAGNTGSALGPDWHEGLDLKGTKEFSHKIHIETMCEVKNIYLQEEFRISKKKSLTFPRDHHNQLVIADKERWPVYVELTNEKIYGCDFIVSATGVTPNTEPFLCGNNFDVAKDGGLKVDDHMHTSLPDIYAAGDICTASWQPSPVWQQMRLWTQARQMGWYAAKCMAAASAGESTDMDFSFELFAHVTKFFNYKVVLLGKYNAQGLGLDHELILRCTKGQEYIKAVLQNGRMMGAVLIGETDLEETFENLILNQMNLSAYGEDLLDPNIDIEDYFD, encoded by the exons ATGGAGGCGGCGTGCTCGACCCCGACTGCGGGGAAGTTCGTGGTGGTCGGGGGTGGCATCGCGGGTGTCACCTGTGCGGAGCAG ttgGCAATTCACTTTCCATCAGAAGATATTCTCCTGATCACAGCTTCTCCTGTCATTAAAGCAGTTACAAATTTCAAGCAG GTTTCTAAAGTGTTGGAAGAATTTGATGTTGAAGAACAACCAAGTACCATGTTAGGAAATCGCTTTCCCAACATTAAGGTTATAGAATCTGGAGTAAAGCAACTGAACAGCAAAGAACAT TGCATTTTAACTGAAGATGGCAATCAGCATATTTATAAGAAGCTCTGTTTGTGTGCTGGAGCTAAACCAAAGTTGATATGTGAAGGAAATCCTTATGTGTTAGGAATCCGTGATACAGACAGTGCTCAG GAATTTCAGAAACAGCttacaaaagctaagagaataatGATCATAGGAAATGGTGGTATTGCACTTGAATTAGT GTATGAAATTGAAGGCTGTGAAGTAATTTGGGCCATTAAAGATAAAGCTATTGGGAATACTTTCTTCGATGCAGGAGCGGCTGAATTCTTGACTTCAAAGCTCATTGCTGAAAAACCAGAGGCTAAAATTGcacaaaaaagaacaagataTACAACTGAAG gaaggaaaaaggaagcacAAACCAAAGCTAATGCTGGTAATACAGGCAGTGCCTTGGGACCTGATTGGCATGAAGGGTTGGATCTTAAAGGAACAAAAGAG ttttctcataAAATTCACATTGAAACTATGTGTGAAGTAAAGAACATCTATCTTCAGGAAGAATTTAGAATTTCTAAGAAAAAGTCCTTGACTTTTCCAAGAGACCATCATAATCAGTTAGTTATAGCTGACAAAG agagaTGGCCTGTATATGTGGAATTGACCAATGAAAAGATATATGGCTGCGATTTCATTGTCAGTGCTACAGGAGTTACACCAAATACAGAACCTTTTCTCTGTGGCAACAAT tttgatgtagcAAAAGACGGTGGCCTGAAGGTGGATGATCACATGCACACGTCCCTTCCTGACATCTATGCTGCAGGTGACATCTGCACGGCCTCCTGGCAGCCCAGCCCAGTCTGGCAGCAG atgaGGCTGTGGACCCAGGCTAGACAGATGGGATGGTATGCAGCAAAGTGCATGGCCGCAGCTAGTGCAGGCGAGTCTACTGACATGGATTTCAGCTTTGAACTTTTCGCTCATGTAACAAAATTTTTTAACTACAAG GTTGTATTGCTGGGAAAATACAATGCACAGGGCTTAGGTTTAGACCATGAATTAATACTGAGGTGTACCAAAGGACAAGAGTACATCAAAGCCGTCCTGCAGAATGGGCGAATGATGGGAGCGGTCTTAATTGGTGAAACTGATttagaagaaacatttgaaaacttaattttaaaccAGATGAATCTTTCAGCATATGGAGAAGATCTACTAGATCCAAATATTGATATAGAAGATTATTTTGACTAA